A genomic region of Lytechinus pictus isolate F3 Inbred unplaced genomic scaffold, Lp3.0 scaffold_25, whole genome shotgun sequence contains the following coding sequences:
- the LOC129277547 gene encoding protein VAC14 homolog produces the protein MLVYLPEILDGLFHILSDQNKEVRKMCEFCLDEFLKGIRKNPSSADFPNMVNILTTHTTSQVELIQLTAMTWIREFLNLAGRSLLHFMSALMSAALPCLAYEEQHRKSIKDVATSVNQSLMRLVTQSDDEDTNQHAITSTPEKSDITSITLPVKLQLAPIVQVLTRYLGHKSMQTRIAVLQWIYHLHIKTPKKIFYHVEQLFPVLLKTLSDPSDEVVLRDLEVLAEIVSSSAGPEFIADQQAANQIAQSASNTSFKAVSGTNKYFKDFMVKLLNLFSIDPQLLEDRGSFIIRQLCLLLNAEHIYQALSKILLDSPDMKFATTMVQTLNTILLTSTELFELRSKLKDLKTEASCSLFCCLYKSWCHSPVATVSLCLLTQNYKHSCDLIYQFGDLEVTVDFLTEIDKLVQLIESPIFTYLRLQLLDAEHNPFLLKSLYGLLMLLPQSTAFNTLHHRLTCVPNLQYLSGTGGTSKKLFLPGNKATVDSSKGDSSYKKNINWSQMLEHFHQIQQDHSKAKRSRHLPMETLSSGRS, from the exons ATGCTGGTTTACTTACCTGAGATACTGGATGGCCTCTTTCATATTCTCAGTGATCAGAACAAGGAAGTCAGAAAAAT GTGTGAGTTTTGTCTTGATGAGTTTCTGAAAGGAATCCGCAAGAATCCGAGCAGCGCTGACTTTCCAAACATGGTGAACATTCTAACCACTCACACGACATCCCAAG TTGAATTGATCCAGCTTACAGCAATGACTTGGATTAGAGAATTCTTGAATTTAGCGGGAAGATCATTGCTTCATTTTATGTCAGCATTAATGAGTGCCGCACTACCTTGTCTGGCGTATGAAGAACAACATCGGAAGA GTATCAAAGATGTTGCTACATCAGTCAATCAAAGTCTGATGAGACTGGTAACACAGAGTGATGACGAAGATACGAACCAACATGCAATAACAAGTACTCCTGAGAAATCTGATAT AACCAGTATTACTCTTCCAGTGAAGCTCCAGCTTGCCCCGATAGTCCAGGTCCTGACGCGGTACTTAGGTCACAAGTCAATGCAGACTAGGATAGCTGTATTACAGTGGATCTATCATCTACACatcaagacaccaaagaag ATATTCTATCATGTTGAGCAACTCTTCCCAGTTCTCCTGAAGACTCTATCAGATCCATCCGATGAG GTTGTTCTCCGTGACCTTGAGGTACTTGCGGAGATAGTCTCTTCATCGGCTGGTCCGGAGTTTATTGCCGACCAGCaagcagccaatcagatcgctcAGTCAGCATCCAACACATCGTTCAAGGCAGTATCAGGTACCAACAAGTACTTCAAAGACTTCATGGTGAAGCTCCTCAACCTCTTCTCCATTGACCCGCAACTTCTTGAGGATAGAGGCTCTTTTATTATCAG GCAGCTGTGTCTGTTATTGAATGCTGAACACATCTACCAAGCCCTGTCTAAGATTCTTCTGGATTCGCCCGACATGAAGTTTGCTACTACGATGGTCCAGACCCTGAACACCATCCTGCTGACCTCCACCGAGCTGTTTGAACTCCGCAGTAAACTCAAGGATCTTAAAACAGAG GCTAGTTGCAGTTTATTCTGCTGTCTTTACAAGTCTTGGTGCCATAGTCCCGTTGCTACTGTCTCACTGTGTCTTCTCACTCAAAACTACAAACATTCCTGTGATCTTATATACCAATT TGGAGACTTGGAAGTCACTGTAGATTTTCTCACAGAGATTGACAAGTTAGTCCAGCTTATTGAGTCACCTATATTCACTT ATCTTCGGCTTCAGCTATTAGATGCAGAGCACAACCCCTTTCTTCTGAAGAGCCTGTATGGTTTGCTGATGCTGCTACCACAGAGTACCGCCTTCAACACCCTTCATCATAGGCTCACTTGTGTACCTAATCTTCAGTACTTGTCGGGTACAGGGGGAACATCCAAGAAACTATTCCTACCGGGGAATAAGGCTACTGTTGACTCAAG TAAGGGCGACTCATCTTACAAGAAGAATATCAACTGGAGTCAGATGCTGGAGCACTTTCATCAGATCCAGCAGGACCACAGTAAAGCTAAGAGATCCAGACATCTACCCATGGAGACCCTGTCATCTGGACGATCCTGA
- the LOC129253955 gene encoding mucin-2-like has protein sequence MESREKKKLAVVAGKRMSEESDSADASMEDLCRKKFKPIAPKPVIRKDQHQAVLSTALPVKNDSTQRKEQVVFPSPKFDPSSAFVMRPGNSFPFMCGGPMIMPIPVPVVPGKDGSYVPLQVPVPIPVMVPVVVSLNQAASPSALNTVAVSSDSTHNAPCGEKESPGGSKKDKNNKKVASSKQDKTSCSGDSSDSKGAKAKPCRYKYSMIKNESLFRDILRGVGGDFMANHGISLAVSSSDAIDVNSISKGMVATLGQNKKNSESINDEAPECSQRQSKVHKDADGDDSNLSLKDINECHDGSSKSTGDVTDTVVSSKPQSSLSTTTGNQGSVVTVPGNVCVNNGPSTYPCYTNSSKETTKNSTVSASQANSNQRSLGNQLGQSVPHESNRNNFQSTSTVEMSQSVQPSGTALSNKPSSVRATTASCPLSVPESSVHTFSYYNTSCHNSVPSNLTNSNTLVSTLSSSVVPNNNLRGLRPQCPPTSSTIVSASHNPHWNYAQGNPQNMMRNEPPNRNVLRPFHNLAQRIAAVQNSEHDHPDESNFYGIDELHSFGVEMDQSAGSLLSSSDDSVSGVLGMADVAASVPGTLTDSPTRRAVTAIVTPLPRSVPLATSTTGSTSVSHMSENIPNASQSGSQSCDVPLGQMRPSSDQGNIDSNTPGSSQSNKFLQAISSSTQSTHQWSSPSNDGARRLPNAELSAMRNHYPQPTTSGSQANGIMNATSSVGQQRNMHMEGLQSRTCPTVTSSGLLSNEHVPNAQTCVENSPSTTQTPAAYSAGSQSATLNQRSQSSMSTNYSMPNMSTHQTHASRPSFDNANRNSSGNAPSYRNRNDMPNPQQMPNPLVAGNSTSGYPIQSHTKQSSYPVGVNSKEKSPSKTGGNRQADPRQSQVHNSVPSSSRMVHQSQPSILPGVATSQPGLSGFNSGNFYNASRSQAPITTRSVSDSRGMTVTSSVTGPSMSNVWQPSWSGNVPPSQSHPFTGDGSRHQQPVSAAHATCPDQTAAQARHVSTTTVTATTSVQSVPLQSNVQTRSSLIETVPPPDNQSRNHMGMSDTRGSSSNQMHLPGSVQTPMFSGNNQRQSLPHPVSSGSFNVPCTESGPRMPYPLVPPIMFGNSTPRGIPMGSPMGGIRGVPLPGSFPATSISEQNVQPPQVMSSSPSAIHHTLSPAMHERHRMYLPSHFNTLHRPLYMPPSPAPSTDLPLLSPHSCGQLHVHDSVLYSPRYPSSIHSLSPGVNTSFHASTLHRTYSSSEHQENFARNSISHPAPHYDSPMPLRMTHLGQSSMGVANAVSSQSGQVPPSITSLQHSSIVANREQNSLFEQNLKRLLERSARRHSMALASSHGYPRSLSCDHTFPPRPMSTFSSLSSFPPPHSSSSVPFSTPSTMPSTPSIQPQTRLPSQPLPSRHATTTASSGTGAATVTTVSTTLTPTTSSIVTSRAILGNTSDKYLPLELLSPDSANAQPATPATTPSVPSPQVAVDLVVKCGDTVLQCSRQVLRESGRTVLCCWHCDYHTAEPRKMKRHQKKENEPLKCQLCSYQSGSRCSVNQHYKQEHMDKDDPFRTISH, from the coding sequence ATGGAGTCTCGGGAGAAGAAAAAATTGGCAGTTGTGGCTGGAAAGAGAATGTCTGAAGAGAGTGACTCAGCAGATGCCTCCATGGAAGACCTATGTCGGAAAAAATTCAAACCAATCGCACCTAAGCCTGTTATTAGAAAAGATCAGCATCAGGCAGTGTTATCAACAGCACTTCCTGTGAAAAATGATTCAACACAGAGAAAAGAACAGGTGGTGTTTCCATCTCCCAAGTTTGATCCCAGCAGTGCATTCGTCATGAGACCAGGAAACTCCTTCCCATTCATGTGTGGTGGACCCATGATCATGCCGATTCCAGTGCCAGTCGTCCCTGGCAAAGACGGTTCGTACGTCCCCCTGCAGGTTCCAGTTCCGATTCCAGTTATGGTGCCTGTTGTTGTAAGTCTCAATCAAGCTGCTTCTCCAAGTGCCTTGAACACAGTCGCAGTATCATCAGATTCCACCCATAATGCTCCATGTGGTGAAAAGGAAAGTCCCGGTGGCAGCAAGaaggacaaaaataataagaaggtgGCTTCGTCAAAGCAAGACAAAACCTCTTGCTCAGGAGACAGTTCAGACAGTAAAGGAGCCAAAGCTAAGCCATGTCGGTACAAGTACagcatgataaaaaatgaatctTTATTCAGGGATATTCTTCGTGGTGTTGGAGGGGATTTCATGGCAAACCATGGCATATCTCTTGCAGTATCATCCAGTGATGCCATTGATGTTAATAGCATATCAAAAGGAATGGTTGCAACATTGGGTCAGAATAAGAAAAACTCTGAGAGCATTAATGATGAGGCACCAGAGTGTAGTCAGAGGCAATCCAAAGTCCACAAAGATGCAGACGGTGATGACTCGAATCTATCACTTAAAGATATAAATGAATGTCATGATGGAAGTTCCAAAAGCACTGGAGATGTGACGGATACTGTAGTATCAAGTAAACCTCAGTCTTCACTTTCCACAACTACCGGTAATCAAGGATCAGTGGTGACAGTACCAGGAAATGTTTGTGTGAACAATGGCCCATCAACATATCCATGTTACACTAACTcatcaaaagaaacaacaaaaaactCAACTGTGTCTGCTTCTCAGGCAAATTCAAACCAAAGATCGCTTGGAAATCAGTTAGGGCAAAGTGTGCCGCATGAAAGTAATCGTAATAATTTTCAGAGTACTTCCACTGTAGAAATGAGTCAATCAGTGCAGCCTTCTGGAACAGCTCTTAGCAATAAACCATCAAGTGTGCGTGCTACCACTGCTTCATGTCCTTTGAGTGTTCCTGAATCATCTGTCCATACATTTTCTTACTACAATACATCTTGTCATAACAGTGTGCCTTCCAACCTGACAAATTCTAATACCCTTGTTTCCACACTATCCAGCTCTGTAGTTCCCAATAACAATTTGCGGGGATTACGTCCACAATGTCCCCCAACAAGTTCCACCATCGTCAGTGCTTCTCACAATCCCCATTGGAATTATGCTCAAGGAAATCCACAAAATATGATGAGAAATGAACCCCCAAACAGGAACGTGCTGAGACCCTTTCATAATTTAGCACAGAGGATTGCAGCAGTACAAAATTCTGAGCATGATCACCCAGATGAATCTAATTTTTATGGTATTGATGAGCTTCATTCCTTCGGTGTAGAGATGGACCAGTCTGCAGGAAGCTTACTCAGTTCTTCCGATGACAGTGTCAGTGGTGTTCTTGGCATGGCAGATGTTGCTGCTTCTGTGCCTGGAACTCTGACAGATAGCCCAACAAGGAGAGCTGTCACAGCTATTGTCACACCACTACCTCGCAGTGTTCCCCTGGCAACCAGCACAACTGGCAGTACTTCTGTGTCTCATATGTCCGAAAATATTCCAAATGCATCCCAATCAGGATCTCAAAGTTGTGATGTTCCACTTGGGCAAATGCGACCATCTTCTGACCAAGGTAATATTGATAGCAATACCCCAGGATCCAGTCAAAGTAACAAGTTTCTTCAAGCAATTTCATCTTCCACTCAATCAACACATCAGTGGAGTTCTCCAAGTAACGATGGTGCGAGAAGACTACCTAATGCTGAACTATCTGCAATGCGTAATCACTACCCACAACCAACAACTTCCGGTAGTCAGGCAAACGGAATTATGAATGCCACATCTTCTGTCGGTCAGCAAAGGAATATGCATATGGAAGGGTTGCAAAGTCGAACATGTCCAACAGTAACGTCTTCTGGTCTCTTGTCAAACGAGCATGTTCCTAATGCACAAACCTGTGTTGAGAACTCACCGTCTACAACCCAAACACCAGCAGCATATTCTGCTGGTTCTCAGAGTGCTACATTAAATCAAAGATCACAGTCATCCATGTCTACAAATTATAGTATGCCAAACATGAGTACACATCAAACCCATGCATCAAGGCCAAGTTTTGATAATGCTAATAGGAATAGTTCAGGAAATGCACCTTCATATAGAAATAGGAATGATATGCCAAACCCCCAACAGATGCCAAATCCTCTAGTAGCAGGAAATTCCACCAGTGGCTATCCAATACAAAGCCACACCAAGCAAAGTTCATACCCAGTTGGTGTAAATTCCAAAGAGAAATCTCCAAGCAAAACAGGAGGCAACAGGCAAGCCGATCCTCGGCAAAGTCAAGTACATAATTCTGTTCCATCTTCATCTCGTATGGTTCATCAGTCTCAACCTTCCATTTTGCCTGGTGTTGCCACCAGCCAGCCCGGGTTATCAGGTTTCAATAGTGGGAATTTCTATAATGCGAGTAGAAGCCAGGCACCTATTACAACTCGTTCAGTCTCTGATTCAAGAGGAATGACAGTGACATCTTCTGTGACTGGTCCTTCCATGAGCAATGTATGGCAGCCTTCCTGGTCTGGTAATGTCCCACCCAGTCAGAGTCATCCTTTTACTGGTGATGGGAGTCGACATCAGCAACCAGTATCTGCTGCTCATGCTACTTGTCCTGATCAAACAGCAGCACAAGCAAGACATGTAAGCACGACGACTGTCACTGCAACTACCTCGGTACAATCTGTTCCCTTGCAGAGCAATGTTCAGACAAGATCAAGCTTGATTGAAACTGTGCCACCACCTGATAATCAGTCTAGAAATCATATGGGTATGTCGGACACTAGAGGGAGTTCTTCTAATCAAATGCACTTACCTGGTTCAGTACAAACTCCTATGTTTTCAGGGAACAATCAGAGACAGTCACTTCCGCATCCTGTCTCTTCAGGAAGTTTCAATGTCCCTTGTACAGAATCAGGACCAAGAATGCCCTATCCACTAGTTCCTCCCATCATGTTTGGAAATTCAACACCTCGGGGTATTCCTATGGGAAGTCCTATGGGAGGAATCCGTGGTGTACCACTCCCAGGAAGCTTTCCAGCAACTAGCATTTCAGAGCAGAATGTTCAACCACCTCAGGTTATGTCATCTTCCCCATCTGCCATACATCATACCCTGTCTCCTGCTATGCATGAACGCCATCGGATGTACTTGCCTTCGCATTTCAATACTCTTCACAGGCCTCTCTACATGCCACCAAGTCCTGCACCAAGTACAGATCTTCCCTTGCTTTCTCCCCACTCATGTGGCCAACTACATGTCCATGACAGTGTACTGTACAGTCCCAGATATCCATCTTCCATTCATAGTTTGTCTCCAGGAGTCAACACCAGTTTCCATGCTTCTACTTTGCATCGGACCTATTCATCCTCCGAACATCAAGAGAATTTTGCCAGAAATAGCATCAGCCATCCTGCACCTCATTATGATAGCCCTATGCCATTGCGAATGACACATCTTGGACAGAGTTCGATGGGTGTGGCAAATGCAGTGAGCTCTCAATCAGGTCAGGTACCACCATCGATAACCTCCTTGCAACATAGTAGCATTGTAGCCAATAGGGAGCAAAATTCACTTTTTGAACAGAATCTGAAGAGACTCCTTGAGCGAAGTGCTAGAAGACACAGCATGGCTTTGGCCAGCTCACATGGATATCCAAGATCATTGTCATGTGACCATACATTTCCCCCTAGACCAATGAGCACCTTTTCTTCACTTTCATCGTTTCCCCCTCCACATTCTTCATCCAGTGTACCCTTCAGTACTCCATCCACAATGCCTTCAACTCCATCAATCCAACCACAGACAAGGTTACCATCACAACCACTGCCAAGCAGGCATGCAACAACTACAGCGTCATCAGGAACGGGTGCAGCAACagtcactacagtgtcaacaaCTCTTACACCAACAACATCCTCAATTGTGACAAGTAGAGCTATTCTTGGAAACACAAGTGATAAGTACCTCCCTCTTGAGTTGCTCAGTCCAGATTCTGCAAACGCTCAACCAGCAACACCTGCCACAACCCCCTCGGTACCTTCCCCGCAGGTTGCTGTTGACCTTGTTGTAAAATGTGGAGACACTGTGTTGCAGTGTAGTCGCCAGGTTCTTCGAGAGTCTGGTCGGACTGTTCTTTGCTGCTGGCATTGTGACTACCACACTGCTGAGCCACGTAAGATGAAAAGAcatcaaaagaaagaaaacgaacCTCTTAAATGTCAGCTCTGCAGTTACCAGAGTGGCTCTCGATGTAGTGTTAACCAGCATTACAAACAGGAACATATGGACAAGGATGATCCTTTTCGTACTATTAGTCATTAA
- the LOC129270560 gene encoding uncharacterized protein LOC129270560, with the protein MDDYKYTVIEKVRQMPLLWDPEHFDYKNKDQRQLAWDKLESDMKPPNKGVTVKQTWEGLNRAFNSAMSRRKKKTSGSGQGNDKPWKFETSMGFLKAVKERRSTISNLEEIDDSDSDENWSRVVLEQAIDKSGIYDVHDDDNDEDNMAPSTSFRPIPHKPNSKRKATDDVYDDTQAGLYKVMTQCLEEKQTSPRLKFFESIMPQVDEMTDDCFLDFQIEVLNSLKRFRYDPGPDCLNYSQPMTPAT; encoded by the exons ATGGATGACTACAAGTACACGGTAATAGAAAAAGTTAGACAGATGCCTCTGCTGTGGGATCCAGAACATTTTGATTATAAAAACAAGGATCAACGACAGCTAGCATGGGACAAGCTTGAAAGTGATATGAAGCCGCCCAATAAAG ggGTGACAGTGAAACAAACTTGGGAAGGCTTGAACCGTGCTTTCAACAGTGCCATGAGTCGACGAAAAAAGAAGACATCCGGTAGCGGCCAAGGCAACGATAAGCCATGGAAATTCGAAACATCAATGGGTTTTTTGAAAGCTGTCAAAGAGAGAAGGAGCACTATATCCAATCTGGAGGAGATTGACGATTCTGATAGTGATGAGAATTGGAGTAGAGTGGTATTGGAACAGGCCATAGATAAATCGGGCATTTATGACGTccatgatgatgacaacgacgAGGACAACATGGCTCCATCAACGTCATTCAGACCCATTCCTCATAAACCCAATTCAAAGAGGAAGGCAACTGATGATGTGTATGACGACACCCAAGCTGGATTGTACAAAGTTATGACCCAATGTCtggaagaaaaacaaacatCCCCTCGACTCAAGTTCTTTGAGTCTATTATGCCACAGGTTGATGAAATGACAGATGATTGTTTTTTAGACTTCCAGATAGAAGTTCTGAACTCTCTCAAACGTTTCCGATATGATCCTGGCCCCGATTGCTTAAACTACAGTCAGCCAATGACCCCAGCAACATGA